One Formosa agariphila KMM 3901 genomic window, AACTGTTATTATTATAATGCATTACCATCTTTTGTTGCCAATTTAATTTGGAGTGTTATGGCCACTTTAACCTTGTATAAAACCAAGAAAAAAGAAGGCTTTTTTATGAAACCAAAGCTTAAAGTTTAGGGTTTTAATTACGGTGAAATTTACCATGTAGTGGATTATTTTTATCATTTAAAACTATAAGCACTCTAGTTTTCACATGTACAGAATTAGTATAAAACAGCAGCAGGTTACCATGAGTAACCTGCTGCTGTTTTTGTTAAAATGGTAATCTAACTAAAGTGCTTTAAATTGTTAAAGAGCATATAATTAAGTTACATAACCAAAGGCCCTAAAACATCCCAAACGGTATTGGCTACTAATTTATGCCCTTTAACATTAGGATGAATACCATCGCCTTGATTAAGGCTGGCAATACCACCCACATCTTCTAAAATAAAAGGAATAAAAGCAATGTTGTTTTCGGTCGCTAAATCTGAAAATACAGTTTTAAATTCGGTTGTATATGTTGCACCCATATTTGGTGGTAATTGCATGCCGGCAAGTACAATTTTTGTCTCTGGGCTTTTAGTTTTTACCACATTAATAATGGCTTGTAAATTGGCACGTGTTTCTGATACTGGTACGCCACGTAAGCCATCATTGGCTCCTAGCTCTAACAAGAATACAGTTGGTTTTTGCTTAATTACCCAATCAATCCGGCTTTTTCCACCAGCAGTGGTTTCTCCACTCACACCAGAGTTAATTACGGTATAGCCTAAATTTAAAGAATCTATAGTCTGTTGTAAAATCCCTGGATAAGCATCGTTTGTATCGTCTAAACCATATCCTGCGGTAATACTATCTCCAAAACATAAAATGGTTTTGTCTTTTGTTTCTGGTGCCGTTGTGGTTTCTGTTTGATTATCAGTAGTCTGTGTTTTTGTGGTGTTGTCAGTCTTCGCATCTCCACAAGAATAGAGTAGGAGTGCCGTAATAATATAACAAAACTTTATGAGTTTCGGAATGCCGAAAGATGGTAGATGTGAATGCAATTTGTTATTTTGAGCAGCGTACATAAAAAGAGATTTAAATAGATAAGATTATATGCCAAAGATATTAAAGATTACTGGCTTAGAAAAGACATATACAAGCGGTAACAAACAATTAACGGTATTGCATGACATCGCGTTCGATGTCGAGCAAGGCCAAATATTTTCAATCGTTGGGCCATCGGGAAGTGGGAAAACCACATTACTAGGGTTATGCGCTGGATTAGATCAGCCCAATGCAGGAACAGTAGAATTATGTGGTGTCGATTTAAACGCTTTAAATGAAGATGAACGTGCCCAATTGCGAAATGAAAAGGTGGGATTTATTTTTCAGAATTTTCAATTACTTCCAACCTTAACTGCTTTAGAAAATGTAAGTGTACCTCTAGAATTACAAGGTGCTAAAAATGCTACTGAAAAAAGTTTAGAGTTATTAGACAAAGTAGGTTTAAAAGACCGTGTACATCATTATCCGTCTCAACTTTCTGGAGGCGAACAACAACGTGTGGCCTTAGCGCGGGCGTTTGTAAATGCACCAACTATTTTGTTTGCCGATGAGCCTACTGGGAATTTAGATGAAGATACTGGAGAGAAAGTTATTCAATTACTATTGGAACTGAATAAAGCCCATGGCACTACTTTGGTAATTATTACGCACGATTTAGAATTGGCCAACCGCACGCAACACATCTTAAAATTAAAAGGTGGAAAAATAATCACGAACGAACCTACAGCAACACTTTGAGTCACTTTAACACCTTCAAAAAATTAAACTTTTCTTGGCTTTTTAAAATGGCTTGGCGCGATGCCAAAGCGAGTAAAGTCCGTTTATTACTTTTTATGGCGTCCATTATTTTGGGGATTGCCGCAGTAGTTTCAATTCAACTGTTCAGCTCTAATTTAAAAGATAATTTACAAAGTCAGTCTAAAGTTTTAATGGGCGCCGATTATATTATCGATTCCAAACAAGAACCCACGGCTCGTGCACAAGCGATAATTGATTCTTTACAACCAGACGCTTCCGAAGTTAATTTTGTGTCTATGATTGCGTTCCCCAAAAATGGCGGTACAAAATTAGTAAAGGTTCAAGGTCTTGAAGGAGGCTTTCCATTTTACGGTAGTATAGAAACTACGCCTGCTTCGGCAGCTACAGATTATCAGCGTTCTGGTGGTGCTTTAGTAGATGCCACCTTAATGTTGCAGTTTGATGCTAAACCAGGTGATTCTGTAAAAATTGGAGAGCTAACCTTACCTATTGTTGGGGCTTTAAAATCTATGCCCGGAAATTCTGCCGTGTCGAGTTCTGTTGCGCCACCAGTGGTTATTCCGCGGCGGTTTGTCGATGCCACAGCACTGTTGCAGTTTGGTAGTCGTAAAGAATTTCAGTATTTCTTTAAAGCTTCCGATACGTTAAATTTAAAACGATTAGAAACCGATTTAGAACCTAAATTAGAATTCGAAAAAGCCGACTTAGACACGCACACCAGCACGTCTAAACGTTTGGGTAGACGCTACGACAATGTTGGGAAGTTTCTAAATCTAGCCGCCTTTATAGCCTTATTGCTAGGGTGTATTGGTATTGCGAGCTCGGTACATATTTATATTAAAGAAAAATTAAAAGCCATAGCCGTGCTAAAATGTATGGGCGCCTCTAGACTTCAAAGTTTCCTGATTTTCCTGATTCAAATTGCAGGAATCGGAATTTTAGGCGGTGCCATAGGAGCGTTAATAGGTGTAGGTCTTCAACTCATATTTCCATACCTCTTACAAGAGTTTTTACCATTTACTTTAGACATTTCTATTTCAGCACAACCGCTTTTTATAGGCGTGTTACTCGGGTTATTCATGTCGGTTTTATTCGCCCTTTTACCATTACTTCGTACGTGGTATGTTTCGCCTTTAGAGGTGTTACGGGTCAATGAAGACGGAATCCAAGAACCTAAGTCCGTACGCTTTTTACTTTTTGGAGCCATTTTAGTTTTCCTATTTTTATTCTCGTTTTGGTTAATTAAAGATGCTAAATATGCCTTGTTTTTTGTGGGCGCTACAGTCATAACCTTTACATTATTGGCATTGGTAGCTTTAGGGTTTATAAAGACCATTAAACGTTATTTTCCAAAACATTGGAGCTTTACAGCCCGACAGAGTTTATTAAATTTATTCAGACCCAACAATCAAACCGTGGTTTTAGTGGTAGCTATTGGGTTAGGAACGTTTTTAATAAGCACCTTGTATTTTACCAAAGCTGTATTATTAGCTAAAACAGAAGTCGGTCAGCATACCGAAGACGCTAATATTATTATTTTAGATGTACAGCCGGAGCAGCGCGAAGCCGTATCGCAGCGTATTATGTCTAAGAATTTACCCGTATTAAGTAATATTCCGTTAGTTACTATGCGTATGCAACAAATTAATGGAGATTTGGTAAACACCATTCGCCAAGATAGTACACGACAAATTCGCAGATGGGTGTTAAATCATGAGTTTAGAACCACGTATCGCGATACGTTAATCGATTCAGAACACATAATAGCAGGCGAGTGGATACCCGAATTACAAGCGGGCGACCCGATACAAATTTCAATTTCAGATAATCTCGCAGAAGATGCCAAATTAAGTGTAGGCGATTCGGTAGTGTTTAATGTGCAAGGGGTACTTATGGAAACTACGGTAGGAAGTATACGGGAAGTCGATTGGTCTCAGGTACAACTTAATTTTACTGTGGTGTTTCCAAAAGGCGTGTTAGAAGATGCCCCGCAATTTAATGTGTTAACCACCATAGTAAAAGATGAAAGCAGTTCGGCAGCCCTACAACAAGATTTGGTAAAACGTTTTCCAAACGTGTCTATTATAGACTTAAGACAAGTGTTTAGCTTGGTAGAATCGATTTTAGAGAAAGTGTCTTGGGTGATTAATTTTATGGCGTTCTTCAGCATTTTTACTGGAATAATAGTTTTAATTGGTTCGATTAGAACCAGTAAATATCAACGGATAAAAGAGCAAGTGTTGTTACGTACACTAGGAGCCAAAAACAAACAAATCTTACAAATTTCTGCTTTTGAATATCTCTTCTTAGGCCTTTTAGGAAGTTTGGTTGGTGTACTATTGGCTTTAATAGCAAGTTTATGTTTAGCTGTATTTGTGTTTAAAGAAGCCTTTATACCCTCAGGAATTCCGTTTTTTGTTATTTTACCTGGCATTACTCTATTGGTACTTGGTATTGGATTAAGTAATATTCAATCGGTGTTACAACGATCCCCGTTAGAAGTCTTGCGAAAAGAAGGTTAAGGCTTGTGTACACGTCTTGATATAACTTAAAACACATCATATATTTTACCCCTTACAATCCAGATTCTAGAATTTAATTTACAGCTCTAAAATCTGGATTCTTTTTTTGAAATCCCACCGATTCCCATCGGAAATTTGAGTCCGATTATAATTCAACCGCATGTTTTTATAGGATATTAAGAATTTTAATGTGTAAAAACCAACAATCTAGTGCTTACGCAGTAAGACTACTATTATACGCTTTTTAGAACTCATTTTATATTTTAGTAATGCGTACATAAAAAACGTATCGTATTTGTGCACTATATATCTTATATTTGAGTATATAAGCACTTATGTGATATATACAAACGTTGTACAACATTTGACCAAACAATGAAAATCACAGTTTTAACGATATTGTTTTTAGTTTTTTTAAGTTGCAAAAATGCGACTGAAAAGGGAACTGAACAAACCCAAATCGTTGTTGATTCGACTGGATTAAAAATAGAAAAAGCTGAAAAGCCGACCGAAAACTCAAAACTGATTTCCTTTCTTGAAAACCCAATTGACTTACAGAAATTCAAGTCAAAGAATAACGGAAATGTAACAACGAGTGTAAATAACGGATTGAAATATCAATATCATCCTGCAATCAATGATTCAATATTTTATGGTTACAATTTTATAACTGACAGCATTGGACCAAAAGGAATAAACGAAATTGTAGTTTTTAAATACGGAGAAAACAAACATAGATTTGAAGACGAAACTGAAATTCTAATAGAAATGAGGATTTTTAATAAAGATTCGGATTTGGGAAAAGCAAATCTAATCGGACTTTCTAAAAAGGAATTGGAATCTGAATTCGGAAATCACTATCTGACTTTCGACAATGGAATTGCTTACTCGAATAAAAATAAAGTGTTGATACTTGAACTTGAAAACTCAAAAATCAAATCTTATAATTATATAAAATTAAGTACTGAAAAAATCGATATTGATTTAATCAGAAAAATAGCGGAATAAAAAAACGTTGTACAACAACGTATAAAAATAATTGCTATTTTGTGCTTAAATAAAGGTAGTTGCGTATTTGCTACATCTGAATTTCCTTCGGAAATTCCTCGCACGCAAACACGCAACTATTCTTATACAAAACCGTTAGGCATAATTTAAAAAACACGAACTAAATGACAATAGACTGGAGTCGAATTTCACCTGATAGATTTGAACAATTATGTACTGATATAATAAGAAGTGAAGGCTTTTACAACATCCGTAGAATGGGAGGTTCTGGAGATAGAGGTCGAGATATTATAGCTCAAAAACAAACGCAATTATTTTTCGGCTCGAAAGAAACCCAAAATTGGATAGTTCAATGTAAAAGATTAGTAAAAACAAACCTCTCAATAGATGATTTGAGTTCTGAATTGAACAAAGTTAGAATGCATCAGATAGATTATTATTTGGTAATCTTATCAAATACTTTGAAGCCAAATCTAGTTGACTGGATTGACGGAATAAGCAAAGATTATCCATTCAAAATAATAATTAATGATATCGATTGGCTTGAAAGTCAATTAAAAAGAGAGCCAAGTCTTTATAAACATTACTTCGAAAATGATGATAGAAACGAGCAAATCTATTCGTTAAAAAACTCAACTGATTTACAAATCTATACCGCAGGAAAAATGCCGAGTATTGCACTGAGAGGACAAATCACAAAGTGGCGTAATGATTTAGAAATAAGTTCTTCAAAGCTCAAAAACAAAATTGGCTTTTACCATCCAGAGTTTGCTGGTTGCGACCACACAGGAATTTATTTATCCGAAACTGTACAATCTGATTTTAGAATGATATCTCAATCGAACCTTCTGATTGCCTATTTAGAAGATAATGAACAATTTGGTACAATTTCAGAGATTATGATAGCGTATTCAATGAACAAACAAATAGCAATATTCATTGACGAGAAAATCAAGAAAGAAATTACAGTTCCTGAATTAGAAAGTGAACACTCAGTAAATCCAGAATATTACGAACAGGTTTATGAAAAAGTATTTAAAACGAATCACTCGTGTCCTTGCGACTTGATGAATGAATTACAACCCATTCATTTAAATGAATATTGGTTTATGATAGAATTTTTAAGGT contains:
- a CDS encoding arylesterase is translated as MYAAQNNKLHSHLPSFGIPKLIKFCYIITALLLYSCGDAKTDNTTKTQTTDNQTETTTAPETKDKTILCFGDSITAGYGLDDTNDAYPGILQQTIDSLNLGYTVINSGVSGETTAGGKSRIDWVIKQKPTVFLLELGANDGLRGVPVSETRANLQAIINVVKTKSPETKIVLAGMQLPPNMGATYTTEFKTVFSDLATENNIAFIPFILEDVGGIASLNQGDGIHPNVKGHKLVANTVWDVLGPLVM
- a CDS encoding ABC transporter ATP-binding protein — protein: MPKILKITGLEKTYTSGNKQLTVLHDIAFDVEQGQIFSIVGPSGSGKTTLLGLCAGLDQPNAGTVELCGVDLNALNEDERAQLRNEKVGFIFQNFQLLPTLTALENVSVPLELQGAKNATEKSLELLDKVGLKDRVHHYPSQLSGGEQQRVALARAFVNAPTILFADEPTGNLDEDTGEKVIQLLLELNKAHGTTLVIITHDLELANRTQHILKLKGGKIITNEPTATL
- a CDS encoding ABC transporter permease, translating into MAWRDAKASKVRLLLFMASIILGIAAVVSIQLFSSNLKDNLQSQSKVLMGADYIIDSKQEPTARAQAIIDSLQPDASEVNFVSMIAFPKNGGTKLVKVQGLEGGFPFYGSIETTPASAATDYQRSGGALVDATLMLQFDAKPGDSVKIGELTLPIVGALKSMPGNSAVSSSVAPPVVIPRRFVDATALLQFGSRKEFQYFFKASDTLNLKRLETDLEPKLEFEKADLDTHTSTSKRLGRRYDNVGKFLNLAAFIALLLGCIGIASSVHIYIKEKLKAIAVLKCMGASRLQSFLIFLIQIAGIGILGGAIGALIGVGLQLIFPYLLQEFLPFTLDISISAQPLFIGVLLGLFMSVLFALLPLLRTWYVSPLEVLRVNEDGIQEPKSVRFLLFGAILVFLFLFSFWLIKDAKYALFFVGATVITFTLLALVALGFIKTIKRYFPKHWSFTARQSLLNLFRPNNQTVVLVVAIGLGTFLISTLYFTKAVLLAKTEVGQHTEDANIIILDVQPEQREAVSQRIMSKNLPVLSNIPLVTMRMQQINGDLVNTIRQDSTRQIRRWVLNHEFRTTYRDTLIDSEHIIAGEWIPELQAGDPIQISISDNLAEDAKLSVGDSVVFNVQGVLMETTVGSIREVDWSQVQLNFTVVFPKGVLEDAPQFNVLTTIVKDESSSAALQQDLVKRFPNVSIIDLRQVFSLVESILEKVSWVINFMAFFSIFTGIIVLIGSIRTSKYQRIKEQVLLRTLGAKNKQILQISAFEYLFLGLLGSLVGVLLALIASLCLAVFVFKEAFIPSGIPFFVILPGITLLVLGIGLSNIQSVLQRSPLEVLRKEG
- a CDS encoding restriction endonuclease, which gives rise to MTIDWSRISPDRFEQLCTDIIRSEGFYNIRRMGGSGDRGRDIIAQKQTQLFFGSKETQNWIVQCKRLVKTNLSIDDLSSELNKVRMHQIDYYLVILSNTLKPNLVDWIDGISKDYPFKIIINDIDWLESQLKREPSLYKHYFENDDRNEQIYSLKNSTDLQIYTAGKMPSIALRGQITKWRNDLEISSSKLKNKIGFYHPEFAGCDHTGIYLSETVQSDFRMISQSNLLIAYLEDNEQFGTISEIMIAYSMNKQIAIFIDEKIKKEITVPELESEHSVNPEYYEQVYEKVFKTNHSCPCDLMNELQPIHLNEYWFMIEFLRLRQPDTFIKMTNSENLNKDIIGYLKEFEK